The Parashewanella tropica genome window below encodes:
- a CDS encoding PAAR domain-containing protein — MPMPASRATDMHICPMVTAIIPHVGGPLAPMPCTVLIGNMPAATMTQMCVCVGPPDTIIKGSMTVLISNMPGTRLGDTSGHGANTILGWPTVLMGD; from the coding sequence ATGCCTATGCCAGCTTCAAGGGCGACAGATATGCATATTTGCCCAATGGTAACGGCCATCATTCCACATGTAGGAGGGCCACTGGCTCCAATGCCGTGTACGGTACTTATTGGCAATATGCCTGCGGCTACGATGACTCAAATGTGCGTATGCGTAGGACCACCGGATACGATAATTAAAGGCAGTATGACAGTGCTTATTAGTAATATGCCAGGTACCCGTTTAGGCGATACCAGCGGCCATGGTGCCAATACTATATTGGGCTGGCCAACTGTATTAATGGGAGATTGA
- a CDS encoding DUF6931 family protein yields the protein MKLKKVPYSSAHEILALYEADEEFVALAESDSTPYDLIQLGIKNDLHSEAIKFLAHGMPIREAVWWAVICAEQRKDWNDKELAAIGAARAWVKEPDETSRRYAEDMAGKVGLETGAGWVAQAAFWSGGNMLAPGAPFVPPPPYAYAQAVAGAITLTAVLPEGEGAEEFYQQFFVMGLDIAQGGNGLNQLKIDH from the coding sequence ATGAAACTAAAAAAAGTTCCCTACAGTTCAGCACACGAAATATTAGCCCTTTATGAGGCCGATGAAGAGTTTGTAGCTTTGGCGGAGTCTGATTCAACGCCCTATGATTTGATCCAATTAGGCATAAAGAACGACTTACATTCAGAAGCCATCAAGTTTTTGGCTCATGGAATGCCTATCAGGGAAGCGGTTTGGTGGGCGGTGATATGTGCTGAACAACGCAAAGATTGGAACGATAAAGAATTGGCCGCCATTGGCGCAGCGAGAGCTTGGGTTAAAGAACCCGATGAAACCAGTCGTCGATACGCCGAAGATATGGCCGGTAAAGTTGGGCTTGAGACGGGCGCAGGTTGGGTGGCTCAGGCCGCCTTTTGGTCAGGTGGCAATATGCTTGCACCGGGAGCGCCATTTGTTCCACCGCCACCTTATGCCTATGCTCAAGCCGTTGCAGGAGCAATAACCTTAACCGCTGTGTTACCTGAAGGAGAGGGCGCAGAGGAGTTTTATCAGCAATTTTTTGTTATGGGATTAGATATTGCCCAAGGGGGAAATGGGCTCAATCAGCTCAAGATTGATCATTAA